Below is a genomic region from Oryzias melastigma strain HK-1 linkage group LG7, ASM292280v2, whole genome shotgun sequence.
NNNNNNNNNNNNNNNNNNNNNNNNNNNNNNNNNNNNNNNNNNNNNNNNNNNNNNNNNNNNNNNNNNNNNNNNNNNNNNNNNNNNNNNNNNNNNNNNNNNNNNNNNNNNNNNNNNNNNNNNNNNNNNNNNNNNNNNNNNNNNNNNNNNNNNNNNNNNNNNNNNNNNNNNNNNNNNNNNNNNNNNNNNNNNNNNNNNNNNNNNNNNNNNNNNNNNNNNNNNNNNNNNNNNNNNNNNNNNNNNNNNNNNNNNNNNNNNNNNNNNNNNNNNNNNNNNNNNNNNNNNNNNNNNNNNNNNNNNNNNNNNNNNNNNNNNNNNNNNNNNNNNNNNNNTCAAACTCTTACAGACTTTGACTGATTCTGACATTTCCATGATCCATTCTGTGTTTCTCACAGGAGCAGAATGAGGAAGAAGTCTTTGAAGATCTGCCTGATTCTCTGTAACTCCACTGATGAACACATTGAAATATTTCTCTGCTGCAGTTACAGTTCAACAAAAGCTGCAAAGttaacttcatttttatttaatattgctTTACCAGCTTTTCAAAAGTAATATTGCAGATTTGGAGCATAACACAGAAATGTTATCACAGGTATATGATAAACTGtagaaaataatacattaaagaagatgataaaatctcttttgtgtgacttttttttaaaactaggGAGATAAAAGGGAGATTTAAATTTACCTACATATTCAACTAAACTACAAGAGATAGATTGTGGGTAAAGAATCCAGAACACcactttttaggatttttaagaattaataaatcaaatcctaagtaaaataaatattcgaTCTCTTTCAAAGAACCAAGATTTTTGGCTTATACAGTCCTGTAaccaatagacccttttcacggtgacatcacacaaaatggcgacagggcagTCAGGGGGATACGTTACTTCCAGTTATTGATTTAGACTGGTAAAGCGAagaactgaacgctgtttaacacaattttacatccatccatccattttcttgaccgctttgtccctgtcggggtcgcggggacaattttacataaataataaaaagtaaccttgttggctactgttgggtgaaggtgggatgCGCCCTGTACAAGTCGCCAACCTGTCGCACTCGCAGTGGTTCTGTCTGCTGCTTAGATTTTGCTTAATTAATACCCGTTCAACAGGGTTAACATTGTTGGGATGTTGGTTATTGAGTTTCCGGTAAccttattaatttttttatctcattttagTGAACTCATTTCAtaagttcaaacaaaaaaagaataaagacgAACTTGATGTGACttgaaggaggagctgttaaCCACAGGAAACTGATGTATTTCTGTCATGAGTTCTTGTTGTCTTCATTCTCTGACAGAAAGCATTGAGAGAAGAAGAGACAGagaagagcagaggagagaaCAATGTTTGACTTCACATCACTTCTCTTCCCTCTGATTCTGACATGGATGCTCACATTTACAGGTAAGAAACATGACAGAGATTCAAACATGACCTTTCTGAAAGCATGGAACATGACTTGTTGTGTTCTTCATGCTAATGAGAGCAGGCTGCTAACCACATTGACTTCAGTGTATTCTTTAAACATGCATGTTAAATATCTAGTCTAAGATGTTCATCAGAActgaacatgtttgtgtttctctctttctctaaACTGTAGATGTTCAAACAATCAGACACAAGACTGTCAGAGTTGGAGATGAAGTCACTTTGGAATGTGAAAATGCAAATGATTTCAGTGATGGATGTTCCAGGATCACCTGGATCTACAGTCAGTCAACTAAATCATCATCTACCCTCTTTGAAAAAGGGACGATTCTCAAAGGTGTTGGATCTAAATCAGACAGACTGAGTCTTACAGAGAAATGTTCTCTGGTTATAAAGAAGATcacagatgaagatgatggaATTTATTACTGCAGACAGTTCAGCACATCAGGACAAAAGGAGACAGATTTTGATCTTGAACTGACTGTTATAAATAGTAGGTTCTTTTCTAATATGTAAAGTATTAAGTTAGTAAATATTGGACTTTCATTCGCTGCACAACATGTTAACaattttttgtacaaagtgtaAATTCATAGGTCATTGTGGCTCTAG
It encodes:
- the LOC118598973 gene encoding uncharacterized protein LOC118598973, encoding MFDFTSLLFPLILTWMLTFTDVQTIRHKTVRVGDEVTLECENANDFSDGCSRITWIYSQSTKSSSTLFEKGTILKGVGSKSDRLSLTEKCSLVIKKITDEDDGIYYCRQFSTSGQKETDFDLELTVINTNDVTSTPKPTFKPSIKRRVFESTTSLKSSSSSVNSRSTTASAPPTSDTHTAATNLHFKTGNKITTIIITSNDELMT